In the Lascolabacillus massiliensis genome, one interval contains:
- a CDS encoding SusE domain-containing protein, translating into MKKIISIFIVALALLGCQENYELNTDFTVPTELSSTSAILLDVTSNVPVQLSWSGGEAADGGVVLYEVLFDKAGGDFSNPLARMKSNLGALPNLSVTQAVLNTIARNAGIMPEETGTIIWTVIASKGGVVKTTDKVASIQVTRGEGIDNIPTALFLHGSATENGGQTGIPFRMVEEGVFQIYTTLSEGEMIFKSAASGEAFSYYIDDTSKLREGEVAMAAPALDQVVRLTVDFGTMSMKTDIIGNSVRCIWGATFDNIAVLNYVGNGKFVGEGDIIFIDQSRPETNPPSWLGWTEERYYFIAVVNGQEVCWGRNDNVSPERPVGGEPASFYSLYEFPWSQWDHLWKMKGSLDYTHATITIDTNANGLKIHTFTNVTSIK; encoded by the coding sequence ATGAAAAAAATAATATCAATATTTATAGTTGCACTGGCATTGTTAGGCTGCCAGGAAAATTATGAGCTGAATACCGACTTCACTGTTCCCACTGAGCTGAGCTCGACCTCTGCAATTTTGTTGGATGTGACATCAAATGTTCCGGTTCAGCTCTCATGGAGCGGCGGTGAAGCTGCCGATGGTGGTGTGGTGCTTTATGAGGTGTTGTTCGACAAAGCGGGAGGTGATTTTTCAAATCCTCTTGCAAGAATGAAAAGTAATCTTGGAGCTCTTCCAAACTTATCGGTTACCCAGGCTGTTCTAAATACGATAGCAAGAAACGCAGGTATTATGCCGGAAGAGACAGGAACGATAATATGGACTGTAATCGCATCCAAGGGGGGTGTTGTTAAAACCACAGATAAGGTAGCATCTATCCAGGTGACAAGGGGTGAGGGTATCGATAACATTCCTACTGCTCTGTTCCTGCATGGTTCGGCAACTGAGAATGGCGGGCAGACAGGTATTCCTTTCCGAATGGTTGAGGAAGGTGTCTTCCAGATATATACAACTCTTTCCGAAGGTGAGATGATATTCAAATCTGCTGCCTCCGGTGAGGCTTTCAGCTACTATATCGACGACACTTCAAAGCTGAGGGAGGGGGAGGTTGCAATGGCTGCTCCTGCATTGGATCAGGTGGTGAGGCTAACGGTCGACTTCGGCACAATGTCCATGAAGACGGATATTATTGGCAACTCGGTAAGATGTATCTGGGGTGCTACATTCGATAATATTGCTGTTCTGAACTATGTTGGCAATGGTAAGTTTGTTGGTGAGGGTGATATAATATTCATTGATCAATCGCGTCCCGAAACTAACCCTCCAAGCTGGCTGGGATGGACAGAAGAAAGATACTACTTTATTGCTGTTGTAAACGGACAGGAGGTGTGCTGGGGAAGAAATGATAATGTAAGCCCTGAACGCCCCGTAGGCGGTGAACCTGCTTCATTCTATTCACTTTATGAGTTCCCATGGAGCCAGTGGGATCACCTCTGGAAAATGAAGGGAAGTCTGGACTACACACATGCAACTATCACGATAGATACAAATGCAAATGGTTTGAAGATACATACATTTACTAATGTAACTTCAATAAAATAA